GGTTGATATCTATAATTATTATTTTATGTTTATATATATTGCAATGATGCATAATAATGATAACAAAAATCCATGAGAACCATCATTGATATCACGGATGAGCAAGTTAAAGTTTTGGATGAGATTTCCAAATTAGAGGATACCTCACGTGCTGCATTAATTCGTAGAGCAATTGACCGTATGCTGGCCGAGGACGCCCGCAAGGGTGAAGTGGCTAAAGAGGCCTTCGGTTTGTGGTCCTATCAGCAAAAAGATGGGATGGTCATCGAGGCGGATTTAAGAGGGGTGTCGAAACCCTCCGCCAAGACGGTAAATGCACCTAAACAAAAGCAGGTAGAAGCACCCGTAACGGAAGACCGTTTTGTTACCGAACCGCCACCCGCAATAGTTGAGCAGGATGCGACGCCTGCCGTTGCGGAGATAGTTGTTCCGCCCCCACCGCCACCTCCGCCCCCAGCAGTTGCAGCGCCGCGTGAGGCTACCCAAACGGCGGTAGATCCATTGGCGGCATTCTTTGCAGGAGTGAAGCCGTGAAAGCGCTTTTCGATACTCATATACTGATCGATTATCTGCGCGGCGTACCCGAGGCAAAGCGCGAGATTGAGCAATACCAAACCCGCCTGATTAGTGCCGTAAGTGCCAGCGAAATATTGGCGGCGGCAAAGCCTGAGGAGGCTCGTGTGCTAAGCGCGTGGTTGGATGGATTTGAGGTGGTGGCCGCTTGCAGCCGCGTGGCGCAAATTGCGGCGCAGTTGCGCCAACAGCAGCGTGATCTGGCGCTCATTCCTGCGATGATTTGGGCCAGCGCCA
This sequence is a window from Alphaproteobacteria bacterium. Protein-coding genes within it:
- a CDS encoding PIN domain-containing protein is translated as MKALFDTHILIDYLRGVPEAKREIEQYQTRLISAVSASEILAAAKPEEARVLSAWLDGFEVVAACSRVAQIAAQLRQQQRDLALIPAMIWASAKAHDALFITRNMTSFPPQDAGIRKPY